One Cyanobacteria bacterium GSL.Bin1 genomic window, GGCTTAGTGGAAGTTTTGCTACAAGAGTTGAATCATTCTGCTGGGGATTTACCCTTGCTGCAATTTATCCTTGAGCAATTGTGGGAACGTCGCCAATCCGGAAGGCTAACCTTGCAGGCTTATCAGCAGCTGGGCGGTCTCAAAGGCGCTTTAGAGCGACAGGCACAAGCAGTTTACGAAAGTTTAGACTCAGAGGCTCAAAGTTGTGCCCGCTGGATCTTTCTTGCTTTGACACATTTAGGAGAAGGGACAGAAGATACACGTCGCCGGGTTCCTAAGTCAGAACTAGCCGTTACTAAGTATCCAGCGCCCTTAGTGGAGAGAACATTGCAAAGCCTGACTGCTGCTAAACTCATCATCATGAATTGGGAAGAGGAAGTTTCGGTTGGGCAAAGCCGCAGCGCTGTTCCTGAATCAGACGATCAATGGCCAGATTCGCTTGCGCCAGAAGTGACCGTCGAAGTAGTCCATGAAATCCTCATTCGTCACTGGTCAACCCTACGCTGGTGGTTAGACGAAAATCGGGCTCGCTTACGATTACAACGACAGCTAGAGCAATCAGCGCGACTTTGGCAGCAAAGCGGACAGCAAGCTGATTTCCTCCTGCGCGGTGTTCGCTTAGCCGAGGCAGAGGAGTTATATATTAAGTACACCGATGAACTGTCGGAATCTGTACAGCAATTTGTAGAAGCAGGTCTCGAAGCTCGACACAATGAACAACAGCAAGCCCAGAACCGTTTGCGCCGTGCTCAAGCTGCCGCAATGCTCATCAGCTTTTTGGGGTTAACTGCCCTCAGCTTAGGGGGGTTAGCCTATCGTCAACAATTGATTGCCCAAATTGAGAAAATTGACGCCTTTAGTGCCTCCTCGGAAGCGCTGTTGTTTTCTAACCAGCAACTGGAATCCTTGATTGCCGGAGTCAAAGCTGGACAACAGCTCAAACAAATGAATCCACTGGCACAAACACTGCTGGGTCGCGATCGCTGGATGCAAACTCAGATGAGAACAACCAGTACCCTCCAGCAAGCCGTTTATGGGACGCAAGAAATTAATCGCTTAGAACACCATAACCAAACCGTTAATGCGGTTCGCTTTAGTCCCGATGGTCAGTTACTTGCTTCAGCTAGTGATGACAATACGATCGGGCTTTGGCGGCGGGATGGTACCTTACTCGAGACTCTCAAGCCTGATCAGCCTCGCCCTAGTTCGGTTGATAGTCGCGTGACTAGTGTTGCCTTTAGTCAAAACGGTCAATTTTTAGCATCTGCTAACTCCAATCAAACCATTCAGTTGTGGCAGCTTGATGGTCCTAATCAGACCCAGGTCTTGGCTGGAAAAACCTGGAGTGGACATGACGATTGGGTAACCGATATTAGCTTCAGTCCGAAGGGTCAATTATTTGCCTCTGCGAGTCGCGATCAAACGGTGAAACTTTGGAATTTAGACGGAACTTTAGTTGCAACTTTATCAGGACATGACGGTTGGGTGAATGCGGTTCGTTTCAGCCCTGACGGAGAAACTTTAGCCTCAGCCGGAGAAGATAACCAAATTAGAATTTGGCAGTTGAATCGCACAACCGGGAAAGTCAGTTTATCTAAAACCTTAAGCGGACATCGCGATCGCGTGACCCAGATTGCCTTTAGTCCAGATGGTGAAAGTCTGGTCTCAGCTAGTGGCGATGGTACAGTGAGAGTTTGGAATTTAGGAACCGGAACCGCTCAAGTTTTTGCGGATAATAACCCGAGTCGTCAAATTAACAGTGTTGAGTTTAGTTCTGATGGTCAGACAGTGGTTTCAGCGAATGCCAATGGTCGCATCAATGTCTGGAACCGCGAGGGTCTTTTACTTAAAACCTGGACTGGACATCATACTGAAATTTTAGATCTTGATTTGAGTCCCGAGGGCACCCTTCTTGCCTCTGCTAGTGCTGACAAAACGATTAAACTCTGGGATACCGAAAACGCAATCCCACACTGGGATGATGGAGTATACAGTGTTCGTTTCAGACCCGTTGATCGCTCTGCGAGCGTATTGGCAGCAGCCGGTTGGGATGAGACAATCAAGCTTTGGCAGCCCAATCAAGAGGCTGGCACGTTATTCAAAACGCTTCCGGGTCACCAGTCTACCATTTCGGATCTTGCCTTTACTTCCAATGGGGAAATGCTGGCTTCAGCGAGTTGGGATCAAAGTATCAAGCTTTGGCAAGTGGACAATGGGATTTTACTAACCACCCTCAATGGGCATAAGGATGGCGTTACCAGCGTCGCCTTCACTTCAACAGACAACCCTCAAGGTCAGATTCTTGCCTCTGGCAGTGAAGATAAAACGATCAAACTCTGGCAAGTTAGTAACGACCAGGCTCAACTATTGCGAACGCTCAGTGGACATGAGGATGGAATTACCAGTCTTGCTTTTCGTCCCGATGGTCGCTTATTAGCCTCCGGGAGTTACGACAAGAGCATCAAACTGTGGCAACCCAACGGCACACTACTGAAAACCCTCAACCAACACGGACTGGCCATTACTACGGTTAAATTTAGTCCCGATGGAAAAAAACTGGCTTCTGCAAGTTGGGATAATACAATCCAGCTTTGGCAAGTTAAAGAACAAGGTAATACCGTTCAAGTTAAGCAATTACAAACCCTCTCTGGTCATCAAGGCGGAGTTACGAGTATAGAGTTTAGTCCCGATGGAAGATTTTTAGCATCTAGTAGTGCAGACGCCACGGTTAAACTTTGGAGTGTCAGCCAGGGTGTTTTACTGAAGACTTTGCTGGGACATAACGTCCCGGTTGAGAGTGTTAGTTTTAGTCCTGACAGTCAAGCTTTAGTGAGTGGGGATGAAACAAATGGGCTCATGCTCTGGAATTTGGATTTAGATGATCTGTTAGAGCGAAGTTGTCATCGCTTGTCTAACTACCTCCAAACCAATCCCAATTTAGACGAGCAAGCGCGTCAGTTGTGTCAGTAGAAGCCAGAAAGTTGGCTTTCAATCTGAACCTGATTTACCGTTTTTCTTCTGGGGTTAGATTCCGAGATTGGGCAATTTTGAAACTCAAGAAAATCACCGGAATAATGCCAACCAGAATAATGGTTAATGCGGGTGCGGCGGCTTCAATTAACCGTTCATCAGAGGCATATTGATACACTTGAACAGCGAGGGTATCAAAATTGAAAGGACGAATCAGTAAGGTGGCTGGGAGTTCCTTCATCACATCGACAAAGACTAACATGACGGCCGTTAAAATTCCTCCCCACATTAACGGCGTATGAACGTGCAACAAGGTACTGCTTACATTATGTCCTAAACTTCTCGACGCCTCATCCAAACTAGGTTTAATTTTCTGTAAACTGGATTCTACCGCATTAAAAGAAACCGCAAGAAAGCGCACAAGATAGGCAAAAATCAAGGCGACAATCGTTCCACTGAGGATTAATCCTGGCGAGACATCAAATGTCGCTCGCATCCAGTTATCAATGGCTTTATCGAGGCGCGTCACCGGGATTAACACCCCGACAGCAATGACAGTTCCGGGAATGGCGTAACCCATAGCGGAGATACGAACACCAACATTGAGTAACCAGGATTTACCTTGACGTTGTCCGTAAGCTAAAAAGAGCGCGATCGCGCTGGCTAATAGGGCACTAATCACCGCTAAAATCAGGCTATTTTGAGCAATATCCCAAAAACTTTGATTCAGAGTATGTTCCGCATTAGCAAACGTTAAATAGACCAGATAAATCCCAGGAACCATAAATCCGAAAGCAATGGGAAACAGGCAAGCTAAAATTGCCAAAAAAGCGCGGCTTCCAGACAGTTGGTGTTTCGGTGGGGCTTGAAAACTCCCGCCGGCTTGATAATAGCGGGCTTGGCTACGAGATAAACGTTCCAGGAGAATTAAAACGGCAATAAATAGCATTAATACCGCTGCCAGTTGCGCTGCTGCTAGGCGTTCGCCCATGCCAAACCACGTGCGATAAATTCCGGTCGTAAAGGTAGTCACCCCAAAATATTGCACGGTGCCAAAATCCCCCAAGGTTTCCATTAAAACTAAGGCGACTCCCGACGCGATCGCGGGACGGGCTAAGGGTAGGGCAACGGTAAAGAAACTGCGCCAGGGATTACACCCCA contains:
- a CDS encoding ABC transporter permease subunit yields the protein MFSVISQTRQQVRQALFNPWTVGVLLVALLIATPILFIVASVFAETGEIWQHLATTVLPEYLQNSFTLMVGVGLGVSLIGVGTAWLVTMCRFPGSRILEWALLLPLAAPAYLLAYTYTHLLDFFGPVQTALRSVFGWVSVNDYWFPEIRNIWGAIAMLILVLYPYVYLLVRVAFLEQATGMLEASRCLGCNPWRSFFTVALPLARPAIASGVALVLMETLGDFGTVQYFGVTTFTTGIYRTWFGMGERLAAAQLAAVLMLFIAVLILLERLSRSQARYYQAGGSFQAPPKHQLSGSRAFLAILACLFPIAFGFMVPGIYLVYLTFANAEHTLNQSFWDIAQNSLILAVISALLASAIALFLAYGQRQGKSWLLNVGVRISAMGYAIPGTVIAVGVLIPVTRLDKAIDNWMRATFDVSPGLILSGTIVALIFAYLVRFLAVSFNAVESSLQKIKPSLDEASRSLGHNVSSTLLHVHTPLMWGGILTAVMLVFVDVMKELPATLLIRPFNFDTLAVQVYQYASDERLIEAAAPALTIILVGIIPVIFLSFKIAQSRNLTPEEKR